CGGCCGAAGCCGCGGGTGGTGGTGGTGAGCACGGTCGAGAGCGACAGCGAGCGCGGGCTGGCGGCGCTCGAGGCGGGCGCGGTCGAGCTGGTGCGCAAGCCGACCGCGCTCGCCACCGGGCGGCTGCTCGGGATGGCGGGCGAGCTCGTGCGCGCGGTGCGGGCGGCGGCCAGCGCGCGCAGCCCGGAGCCCTGGGAGGTGTTCGAGGCGCCGCTGGCCGCGCCGCCGACCGCGCCGCGCCGGCGGCTGGTGGTGCTGGGGGCGTCCACCGGCGGCCCGCAGGCGGTGACCCGGCTCTTGAAGGCGCTGCCCGGCGACTTCCCGGCGCCGGTGGCGGTGGTGGTGCACCTCCCGCCCGGCTACACCGGGCCGTTCGCGGAGCGGCTCGACCGCGAGTGCGCGCTGCGGGTCCGCGAGGCCGAGCCGGGGCTGGCGCTCGTGCCGGGGCTGGTGGTCGTGGCGAAGGCGGGGGTGCACCTCAAGGTGCGCGCCGGCGCGCGCGGCGAGCTGACGGCCGTGCTCGATCCCGCCCCGGCCGACGCGCTGCACCGGCCGGCGGTGGACCAGCTCTTCGCGAGCGCGGCCCGGGCGACCGGCGCCGCCACGCTGGCGGCCGTCCTGACCGGGATGGGCCAGGACGGGCTGGAGGGCGCGCGGCTGCTGCGGGCGGCGGGGGCCGACGTGCTCACCGAGACCGAGGCGAGCTGCGTCGTCTACGGCATGCCGCGCGCGGTGTGGGAGGCGGGGCTCGCCACCGCCGAGGCGCCGCTCTCCCGCATGGCGGCCGAGATCCTCGCGCGGCTGTAGCAGCGCTGGGCAGCGGCGGGTGCACCCACCGTGAGGCCCCCCCCCTTTTTTTGGCCCTCTCCGCCGGTGGAATGCGCAGCGGGAGGCGTCGCTCAGTGACCGCCCCGCCTCGCGCGAAACGCTGGCAGCGGTTCCGAGCGGGCGGCGGGGTGGCCCGCCGGCGTCGCTCCGGACGACCTACCGGGTTCGTACGGCGGCCGGCCCAGAAACGCGCGGAGGCCGGGCAACGCATCGTGCCGCGCCGGCACGGCGCACGAGGTCCGCGCGCCGGCGCGGCACCGGCGTTGCTGGCGGCAGTACGGCGGGCGGGAGTCTCACGCAGGTCGGCCTCCGCTCCTTCGGAGGGCCACCCCGCCGCCCGCTGGCGGGCGGTGCCGTCCGCAGGTCGGGGTCGCGGTCGCGGTCGCGGTCCCCACCCCAGGCGGCCCTTGACTCCGGCTGGCCAGGCGCGTATTTGCGAGCCGCAACAATTGCGTATGCAAGAATATCTCGGTCTCCTCATCGCCGCGGCGCGCAGCCGCATCAAGCAGGTGGTGCTCGCCCAGGTGGCGCAGTTCGGGCTGGCGCCGCAGCAGTTCTGGATGCTGGTCGCCCTCCGCGAGCACCCCGGGCTCTCGCAGGCGGCGCTCGCCGAGCGCGTCCGCGCGGACGCGCCGACGGTGAGCCGCACGCTCGCGGCGCTGCTCGAGCGCGGCCTGGTGCGCAGCGAGCCCGATCCCGAGGACCGGCGGCGGTCGTGCGTCTTCCTCACCCCGGCGGGCGAGCGGCTGGCGGGCGAGGTGGCGGCGGTGGCGGAGGGGGTCCGCAACGCCGTGGTGGACGGGATGAGCCCCGCCGAGCAGGCGACCGTGCGGCGGGGGCTGAAGCGCATCCTCGAGAACCTCGACCGGTACGAGGCGCAGGTGCGCGGGAGGCGGGCGTGAACGCGATGACCCTGGTGCTGCTGCTCGCGTCGGCGCAGGCAGGGCCGCAGCCCCAGCCGCAGCCGCCGGCCCTCCCCACCCTGACCCTCGCCGACGCCGAGCGGAGCGCGCACGCGCACCAGCCGCAGCTCCTCCAGGCCCGCTCCCTCTCGAGCGCGGCCTCGGCGCGGGCGGACGAGGCGCGCGCGCCACTCCTGCCGCAGGTGCAGGGGACCGCCGCCTACGAGCGCTCGACCGGCAACTACGTGGCCCGCCCCGGCGCGCTGCCGAGCACGGTGGCCAGGACCGTCCCGAGCCCGAGCTGGGCCACCAGCGACTACTTCAACTTCGGGCTCACCGCCTCGCAGCTGGTGTGGGACTTCGGCCAGTCGAGCGGCCGCTGGCGCGCGGCCCAGGCCTCCGCCGGCGCCCAGCGCGAGAGCGAGTACGCGACCGAGAGCCAGGTGCTGCTCACGGTGCGGGCCGCCTACTTCAACGCGCGGGCCCAGCGCGACCTGGTGCGCGTCGCCCGCGAGACGCTCGCGAACCAGGGGGCGCACCTCAAGCAGGTGGAGGGGTTCGTGCGGGCCGGGACGCGGCCCGAGATCGACCTCCTGCAGGCGCGCACCGACCGCGCCAACGCCCAGGTGCAGCTCATCAACGCCGAGAACGCCTACGCCACCGCGCGGGCGCAGCTCAACCAGGCGATGGGCGTCGCCGGCTCCACCGAGTACGAGGTCGGGAGCGACACCCTGCCGCCGGTGGACGGCGAGGACGCCGCGGTCGACGCGCTCCTCCCCGAGGCGGAGCGGAACCGGCCCGACCTCCTCGCGCTGGAGGAGCAGGCGCGGGCGCAGGAGCTGACGGCGACCGCGCTGCAGGGCGGCTACGGGCCGGCGCTGGGCGTCTCCACCGGCTTCACCGACGCGGGGCCCTCGCTCGGCTCCACGGTGTGGAACTGGAACGCGACCGCCACCCTGACCTGGAACCTGTTCCAGGGCGGGCTCACCCGCGCCCAGGTCGAGGAGGCGCGCGCCAACACCTCGGCCGCGCGTGCCCAGGCCGAGGTGCTGCGCCTCCAGCTCCGGGTCGACCTGGACCAGGCGCGCCTGGCGGTGCGCGCGGCGAAGAGCTCGCTCGGCGCCGCCGGCGAGGCGCTGGTGAACGCGCGGGAGCGCCTGCGCCAGGCGGAGCGGCGCTACCAGATGGGCGTGGGGAGCCTCATCGATCTCGGCGACGCGCAGCTCGCGGCCACCAGCGCCGCCGCGCAGCTCGTCCAGGCCGAGTACAACCTGTCCACCTCGCGCGCGCAGCTCCTGCGCGCGCTGGGGCGCGAGGTGTCGCGTGGCTGAGACCGTGAACCGTCGCGGGCGCTGGGCGCTCGCCGTCGTCGCCGTGGCGCTCCTCGCCGCGGGGGCGGTGTGGCTCCTGCGCGGGCGCGGCGCGGACCAGCCCAAGGGTGGGGCGGCCGCGGCCGGCGCCCAGGCCCAGCGGCCGGTGCCGGTGGCGGTCGCCGTGGCGGCCCGCCGCGACGTGCCGATCTGGCTCGAGGGCCTCGGCAACGTGGTCGCCTACCAGACCGTCACCGTGAAGCCGCAGGTGGACGGGCGACTCGACCAGGTGCTCTTCCGGGAGGGGCAGGCGGTCCGCAAGGGCGACGTGCTGGCCCAGATCGACCCGCGGCCGTTCCAGGCGCAGCTCCGGCAGGCGGAGGGGGCGCTCGCCCGCGACCAGGCGCAGCTCAGGAGCGCGAAGCTCGACCTCGAGCGGTACCGCTCGCTGGCGGCGGAGAAGCTCGTCCCGCAGCAGCAGGCGGACCAGCAGATCGCGGTGGTGGGGCAGCTCGAGGGCGCGGTGCACATCGACGACGCGAACATCGCCACCGCCCGCCTCAACCTCGACTACGCGCGCATCACCGCCCCCATCGACGGCGTCACCGGGATCCGGGTGGTCGACCCGGGCAACGTCGTGCACGCCTCGGATCCGAACGGCCTGGTGGTGGTGACCCAGCTCGACCCCATCGCCGTCCTCTTCACGCTGCCGCAGGACCAGCTCACCGCCATCGCCTCCGCGCAGGCGCGCGGCCGCCTGGCGGTGGACCTCTACGCGCGGGACGGCACGACGCTGCTCGGCTCGGGACAGCTCCTCGTCATCGACAACCAGATCAACCAGGCGACCTCCACCGTGCGGCTCAAGGCGGTGGCCCCGAACCCGAAGCGCGCGCTCTGGCCGAACCAGTTCGTGAACGCGCGGCTCCGGCTCGGCACGCGCGAGGGCGCGCTCGTCCTGCCCGCCTCGGCGGTGCAGCGCGGGCCGAACGGGACCTTCGTCTACGTCGTCGGGGCGGACAGCACCGTCTCGCCGCGCCCGGTGGAGGTCGAGGCCACCGTGGGCGACCTGGCGGTGCTGGCGAAGGGGGTGGCGGAGGGGGAGCGGGTGGTGACGGAGGGGCAGAACCAGCTCAGGCCCGGCGCCAAGGTGGCGCCGCGCGAGCCGGGCAAACCGGGCGGCGCCGGCGCGCCGGCCGCGGCCGCGGGCCCCGGCCCGGGGTCGGGCTCGGCCGCGGGCGGGCAGGGCCCGGCGGGCGGCGACGGGGGCGGGCGCGCGGCGGGGGCGTCGAGCCGATGAGCGTCTCGGAGCCCTTCATCCGGCGGCCGGTCGCGACCGCG
This Anaeromyxobacter diazotrophicus DNA region includes the following protein-coding sequences:
- a CDS encoding TolC family protein gives rise to the protein MTLVLLLASAQAGPQPQPQPPALPTLTLADAERSAHAHQPQLLQARSLSSAASARADEARAPLLPQVQGTAAYERSTGNYVARPGALPSTVARTVPSPSWATSDYFNFGLTASQLVWDFGQSSGRWRAAQASAGAQRESEYATESQVLLTVRAAYFNARAQRDLVRVARETLANQGAHLKQVEGFVRAGTRPEIDLLQARTDRANAQVQLINAENAYATARAQLNQAMGVAGSTEYEVGSDTLPPVDGEDAAVDALLPEAERNRPDLLALEEQARAQELTATALQGGYGPALGVSTGFTDAGPSLGSTVWNWNATATLTWNLFQGGLTRAQVEEARANTSAARAQAEVLRLQLRVDLDQARLAVRAAKSSLGAAGEALVNARERLRQAERRYQMGVGSLIDLGDAQLAATSAAAQLVQAEYNLSTSRAQLLRALGREVSRG
- a CDS encoding efflux RND transporter periplasmic adaptor subunit, coding for MAETVNRRGRWALAVVAVALLAAGAVWLLRGRGADQPKGGAAAAGAQAQRPVPVAVAVAARRDVPIWLEGLGNVVAYQTVTVKPQVDGRLDQVLFREGQAVRKGDVLAQIDPRPFQAQLRQAEGALARDQAQLRSAKLDLERYRSLAAEKLVPQQQADQQIAVVGQLEGAVHIDDANIATARLNLDYARITAPIDGVTGIRVVDPGNVVHASDPNGLVVVTQLDPIAVLFTLPQDQLTAIASAQARGRLAVDLYARDGTTLLGSGQLLVIDNQINQATSTVRLKAVAPNPKRALWPNQFVNARLRLGTREGALVLPASAVQRGPNGTFVYVVGADSTVSPRPVEVEATVGDLAVLAKGVAEGERVVTEGQNQLRPGAKVAPREPGKPGGAGAPAAAAGPGPGSGSAAGGQGPAGGDGGGRAAGASSR
- the cheB gene encoding chemotaxis-specific protein-glutamate methyltransferase CheB; this translates as MSGARVKVLVVDDSAFARKVVRETLAAEPDLQVVGSARDGLEALEKIAELAPDVVTLDLSMPGLDGLGVLGSLAGRPKPRVVVVSTVESDSERGLAALEAGAVELVRKPTALATGRLLGMAGELVRAVRAAASARSPEPWEVFEAPLAAPPTAPRRRLVVLGASTGGPQAVTRLLKALPGDFPAPVAVVVHLPPGYTGPFAERLDRECALRVREAEPGLALVPGLVVVAKAGVHLKVRAGARGELTAVLDPAPADALHRPAVDQLFASAARATGAATLAAVLTGMGQDGLEGARLLRAAGADVLTETEASCVVYGMPRAVWEAGLATAEAPLSRMAAEILARL
- a CDS encoding MarR family winged helix-turn-helix transcriptional regulator; protein product: MQEYLGLLIAAARSRIKQVVLAQVAQFGLAPQQFWMLVALREHPGLSQAALAERVRADAPTVSRTLAALLERGLVRSEPDPEDRRRSCVFLTPAGERLAGEVAAVAEGVRNAVVDGMSPAEQATVRRGLKRILENLDRYEAQVRGRRA